In a genomic window of Melopsittacus undulatus isolate bMelUnd1 chromosome 1, bMelUnd1.mat.Z, whole genome shotgun sequence:
- the LRATD2 gene encoding protein LRATD2 — MGNQVEKLTHLNYKEVPTADPTGLDRDEGPRIGVSYIFSNDDDELEQQQDSVHDLGGEHPALQPYDPQLHEVECSVYYRDECIYQKSFAEEDTLPEEGDEGGGGHLSTYTPENLLNRCKPGDLVEFVCQAQYPHWVVYVGDFQVVHLHRLEVVNSFLTDASQGRRGRIANQLYRYKPLSPAVVVRNALEQVGCKDRDLSWRNSECFAAWCRYGKREFKIGGELRIGKQPYRLQIRLGDKRSHTLEFQSLEDLIMEKRRNDQIGRAAVIQELSSHLQAAEEEEEEDEDHHHPGAQTAVE; from the coding sequence ATGGGGAACCAGGTGGAGAAGCTGACCCATCTGAACTACAAGGAAGTTCCCACGGCCGACCCGACAGGTCTGGACAGAGATGAAGGGCCCAGGATCGGGGTCTCCTACATCTTTTCGAATGACGATGatgagctggagcagcagcaggattcAGTGCACGACCTGGGGGGTGagcacccagccctgcagccctaTGATCCCCAGCTGCATGAGGTGGAGTGCTCAGTCTATTATCGGGATGAGTGTATTTACCAGAAGAGCTTTGCAGAGGAGGACACGCTGCCAGAGGAGGGTGATGAAGGAGGTGGGGGGCATCTGAGCACCTACACCCCGGAGAACCTGCTGAATAGGTGCAAACCGGGTGACCTGGTGGAGTTTGTGTGCCAGGCCCAGTACCCACACTGGGTGGTTTACGTTGGAGATTTTCAAGTTGTGCATCTGCACAGGCTGGAGGTGGTGAACAGCTTCCTCACCGATGCCAGCCAGGGCAGACGGGGCCGCATTGCCAACCAGTTGTACCGTTACAAACCCCTCAGCCCAGCCGTGGTGGTGCGCAATGCCCTGGAGCAGGTGGGTTGCAAGGACCGGGACTTGAGTTGGAGAAACTCTGAGTGCTTTGCTGCCTGGTGCCGGTATGGCAAGCGGGAGTTTAAAATCGGGGGGGAGCTGCGCATAGGCAAGCAGCCCTACCGACTGCAGATCCGGCTGGGTGACAAGCGCAGCCACACACTGGAGTTCCAGAGCCTGGAGGATCTGATTatggagaagaggagaaatgATCAGATTGGTAGAGCTGCTGTGATCCAGGAGCTCTCCAGCCacctgcaggctgcagaggaggaggaagaggaggatgaagacCATCATCATCCAGGTGCTCAGACTGCTGTGGAGTAG